TACgagctttattttttcttttttttaccccatatctgtcccagtgcagggcaagggtctactcccaaacgagggggagaggttcggccttgagtccaccaagtgCGTGGACTTatagcattaaaaatatacaatgtcTTGTTCTAACAGTGAgaaaaaacatcgtgaagaaacctTCTTTGTTCTAACCAGTGCATAGTACCTAACCCGCAAGTTGACAAAGTTGTCTCCAGGCGGAACCCTTCTAACATTCCGAGAGAATATCAAATCTAGCAGTGAAACAGTTATGGTTTTAGTtctctatattatattaatgtctTATATCAGTAGAAAATTAGTAAATTCATCATACACTTACCCCATTGATCAGCAGTCAATTGTGCCGTAACTTTAGCtaagcaaaaacaaaacaccaaTATAAATCTCAACATTTTGAGTCCGGTAAAACACGCgaagattataaataattgcaatTATGTAAAAGCAAAGAATTAATTTCGTAAACGATAAGATAGTATAATGAGATtgattatattgataaattacATGCAATGTGATGTCTATAAGTGTATGAGATTGGAGATTGTTCGTCTCGGTGATTGAACTGATATCGAACTGGTCACCTTGGATAAGGTATCAAAGGTCATCAATGACTTTAGAAGATCAGTGTATAATATCACGCGTGTTTCACCAGAAGGTGTAGATAGAGCTGTATGTAATACCCAAGTTGCACTGTTAATACTATTGTGCCATGCCatagcctattgccatataccaggcacgttGCTATAAGTATTccaagttttatataaactaattcAACATCAttatcaacctagcctttcttccaactatgtttgaGTTTGCTCACAGTCTGAatgctgaataccagtattttatgtGAAGCGTCTGCCTATTTTACCGACCTAGACTACGAAGCCAGCttcctatcggacctccacaaacCAGAAATTAGTAAGACACACAGCGGCAGTCTTTCAGTTTCCTTATGAACCTTGTACTTTAAATCTCAAGTCACATTAGTTTACACAAAATGAAACAAAGATAAGGTTCTattgatagttttattattatcagttcATCCCTTTAAGCCACTAAAGCACAGTCGAAGCATATATCGGGGAACGGAACCTCCTTGGCTGCTACATACGCTATAGGCTGTAATATGTCTTCCCAAGCTTTGATCGCGGCCGATGACATGGTTGGGTCGAACTGTAAAATAcaagaaatacaaaattttcatcTCTGTTCGTCCTATCTATAGAAGAACGAAGGAAATATAGTCAAATAACTTGGTAGAGAGCCTTATTCCCAAGGAGGGTGGACGACAGGCAGATGGCTGCTCGTAAAAATACCACCACATCTTTCTTcagcatgtttttgagaacgaaaacatgttgtgccgacccTTTTTAACGTGGGATATGGACAAGACAAGACTAAATTGAGAGCCTTGGTAAGCacgatttatataaattttagtttataattctttgtatttccaaaattaagtagttgtatcaaacaggccatcgCCAACTGCATCGGGTCACTGTAGTTATAAATTCTGAATTCTAGGGAATGACTTAGTTTAGCTCtaattttttagttttacgCATACTTAGGTACTCTTAACCGCTCTGATAACTCAGAGGGATGGTTGATGCAACACGATTGCTGTTCGGTTAATCTCGACAAGAGATGAAGATCTATTTACCTCTACTATAGCAGCACGAAAAAAAATAGCATATACAATTACCAGCGTAGTGAAGGCATCCGATGCATGGTCCATGGGCGAGAAACTTGGGAGATTCCTATTGATTGGCACCTCCCCAATCACTGTCACGGTCATGTCGTCGCCGTCAACCAGTTTTACTATCTGAAATAAATGGTATCAACGAATGTATTTCATTATTAGTATATGCAGATCGAATCTTATAAGCGTGTCTATCTGTTCAGCTACGATATATCccttttcataaaatattgcaagGATATAGTCGTACACATTAACAAAGACGACCTTAACAATACCTACCcaggttttgttttttaagtctctaactgaaaaagaaaatggaaCTTTAAAGATTAGTCcaagaagtaaaatatttttatgtgattaataaaatagaaattacCTAAAAACAGAGACAAGTATTTACCTGCCATAacgggttaaaaataaaaatatgtacttacattaaACCTGAACGTAACAGTATTGTGGATATGAGTAGCAGTGTAATATCGGTCGCCATCTTTCAATTCAGCATGCACATTGTACCCTATAGTCACATTATGCAGTCTCAAAGTCCCTCGGACCAGCGCCTGAGCTTTCTGTTCACTGTTCAACAAGACCTGCTGCCCTACAGAGTCTCTTAAAATATCCACTCCCTGGACAGAAGCGAGGAAACCATCTTTGTAATGAATATCCCCTTTCGCCACCCAGTCTATGATAAtttgactgaaaataaaaatgacttgttaagaactgtatttatttttgttattactaataacaaaaataaataaaagaaggtAAAA
Above is a window of Anticarsia gemmatalis isolate Benzon Research Colony breed Stoneville strain chromosome 19, ilAntGemm2 primary, whole genome shotgun sequence DNA encoding:
- the LOC142981116 gene encoding uncharacterized protein LOC142981116; the protein is MKLQCVLILLFVSYVLCNTANVVTRVQVLEPAGYIVPVINKIVNSLEDKPWCNLKVPDVTVPIDQIIIDWVAKGDIHYKDGFLASVQGVDILRDSVGQQVLLNSEQKAQALVRGTLRLHNVTIGYNVHAELKDGDRYYTATHIHNTVTFRFNIVKLVDGDDMTVTVIGEVPINRNLPSFSPMDHASDAFTTLFDPTMSSAAIKAWEDILQPIAYVAAKEVPFPDICFDCALVA